The Stieleria sp. JC731 genome has a segment encoding these proteins:
- a CDS encoding class I SAM-dependent methyltransferase, translated as MPASSWDYNADQVGSWNSAKTLLRSKFDFDRQFSIVDIGAFDGRFLETLPKHWRKAAIEPCANVRQSLLNRQIEWLADYAENVSADHHLQYDVATMFDVFEHLADPTTTVRNIVSLLRPGGFLILSTGDASHWTWKLLGGHHWYLHTAQHLCFATPKSIRWLANQTGLVLRSMTRHPHQNRSRRTRLRHVLETLHWHGRIATGNRRRIAGLIQRIPRQRHLIHRDRPPMAVSLCDHMLVCFQKAED; from the coding sequence GTGCCCGCGAGTTCATGGGACTACAACGCTGACCAAGTCGGCTCGTGGAACTCCGCCAAGACTCTACTGCGATCAAAGTTTGATTTCGATCGCCAATTCAGCATCGTTGATATCGGGGCTTTTGACGGAAGGTTCCTTGAAACGCTACCAAAACACTGGCGGAAGGCGGCTATTGAACCTTGTGCCAACGTTCGTCAATCACTTTTAAATCGCCAAATTGAATGGTTGGCAGACTATGCCGAGAACGTGTCGGCAGATCATCACCTGCAGTACGACGTCGCTACGATGTTCGATGTCTTTGAACACCTCGCCGACCCGACCACAACAGTCCGAAACATCGTTTCGCTACTTCGTCCCGGTGGATTTTTGATTCTCTCGACAGGCGACGCATCCCATTGGACATGGAAACTGCTAGGTGGACACCACTGGTACCTCCATACTGCGCAGCACCTCTGTTTTGCGACGCCGAAAAGCATTCGTTGGCTAGCGAACCAAACTGGATTGGTGTTGCGGTCGATGACTCGTCATCCACACCAAAACCGTAGCCGTCGAACACGACTTCGACATGTGTTGGAAACACTTCACTGGCACGGGCGAATTGCCACTGGAAATCGCCGCCGAATTGCGGGGCTTATCCAGAGGATCCCCAGACAGCGTCATCTTATTCATCGTGATCGGCCACCGATGGCGGTTTCGCTATGCGATCACATGCTGGTCTGTTTTCAAAAAGCAGAAGATTGA
- a CDS encoding ABC transporter ATP-binding protein, which produces MTISIKIDDLSKRYDLGLTHANSLRDLANTSLERMLRWRSRTKHQQTDPKKFWALRNINLRIDQGEVVGLIGKNGAGKSTLLKILSRITYPTSGQAELTGRVASLLEVGTGFHPELTGRENIFLNGTILGMTRREIQTQLDDIVDFAGVAKFLDTPVKRYSSGMKVRLGFAVAAHLDPEILIVDEVLAVGDIAFQKQCLSKMRRVADSGRTVLFVSHNLASIRSLTKRCIVLSEGSVLFDGKTSDAVEVYFKDSLVESNDVKTTRRDYPNLTKDLEFVRLRIHPTESSESIALGAPWEFEATIRSNKSVQQFVIGLTIYDRNDSAVGSTFSAKTPAAAANETATYRWSMPLSLAPGQYHCSISIMDFDTHRSRIHDSLSNTLPFTVELPLSDSQGWQLGWGSIRLPELTIANPKWIAPSA; this is translated from the coding sequence ATGACAATTTCGATCAAGATCGACGACTTGTCCAAACGGTACGACCTAGGACTAACGCACGCAAACAGCCTGCGTGACCTAGCCAACACCAGCTTGGAACGGATGCTCCGGTGGCGTTCAAGAACGAAACATCAACAGACAGATCCGAAAAAGTTCTGGGCTTTGCGCAACATCAATCTTCGCATTGACCAGGGCGAAGTCGTCGGGCTGATCGGAAAGAACGGAGCAGGTAAAAGCACACTACTGAAAATCCTCAGTCGGATTACCTATCCCACTTCAGGACAGGCTGAACTGACAGGACGGGTTGCGAGCTTGCTGGAAGTCGGGACAGGGTTCCACCCAGAATTGACCGGCCGAGAGAACATTTTTCTCAACGGAACCATTCTGGGCATGACTCGGCGAGAGATCCAAACGCAGTTGGACGACATCGTCGACTTTGCTGGTGTAGCCAAATTTCTTGACACGCCGGTCAAACGATACAGCAGCGGCATGAAAGTTCGTCTGGGCTTTGCGGTCGCGGCACATTTGGATCCCGAAATATTGATCGTCGATGAAGTCCTTGCGGTCGGTGATATCGCTTTCCAAAAGCAGTGTCTTTCGAAGATGCGTCGTGTTGCCGACTCTGGCCGAACGGTATTGTTCGTGAGCCACAACCTTGCCTCGATTCGATCGTTGACCAAACGTTGTATTGTCCTATCGGAAGGAAGTGTGCTTTTCGATGGCAAGACAAGCGACGCCGTCGAAGTTTACTTCAAGGATTCCTTGGTCGAATCGAACGACGTGAAAACGACCAGAAGAGACTATCCCAACTTGACCAAAGATTTGGAGTTTGTCCGACTGAGGATACATCCCACCGAATCTTCAGAGTCAATCGCGTTGGGGGCTCCTTGGGAATTCGAAGCTACCATTCGCTCGAACAAGTCAGTGCAGCAGTTTGTCATTGGATTAACCATCTACGATCGGAACGACTCAGCCGTCGGAAGCACGTTCTCAGCCAAAACACCTGCAGCGGCTGCGAACGAAACCGCAACTTATCGCTGGTCAATGCCGTTAAGCCTGGCACCAGGGCAATACCATTGTTCGATTTCGATTATGGATTTCGATACGCACCGAAGCAGAATTCATGATTCCTTGTCGAATACATTGCCCTTTACCGTTGAGCTTCCACTGTCAGATTCCCAAGGCTGGCAACTTGGCTGGGGCTCTATTCGACTTCCCGAACTGACAATTGCAAACCCGAAATGGATCGCACCATCAGCGTGA
- a CDS encoding ABC transporter permease, with protein MSIGNPATRQSEVSVLSRQLETVTICPPSRWQAFDSKELWRYRDLLWLLIRRDISTRFRQSVIGYGWAILRPALTAAIFTLVFSVFVKINTDIPYPLFAFAGLMPWLYFSTSLSGITQSVVGGSSLITKVYFPRLVLPLAKVGVGLVEFGIQFIVLLALMAIYNHQPAWTITTVPLFVAITVLTALAFGIWLAAINVRFRDASMAVPFLLQVWMYLCPIVYPISTVPQDYRTLYALNPMVGVVEGFRWSLFAMGTPDWTMIATSLCSTVVILVSGLYYFRRVECTFADVI; from the coding sequence ATGAGTATCGGAAACCCTGCGACGCGTCAGTCTGAAGTGTCAGTTTTGTCACGGCAACTGGAAACCGTAACGATTTGCCCGCCCAGCCGATGGCAAGCGTTCGATTCTAAGGAACTTTGGCGTTACCGTGACTTGCTTTGGCTTTTGATTCGGCGAGACATCTCAACCCGATTCCGCCAAAGTGTCATTGGATATGGATGGGCCATCTTGCGCCCCGCTCTGACCGCAGCGATTTTCACACTCGTTTTCAGTGTCTTCGTCAAAATCAACACCGACATTCCTTACCCACTATTCGCATTTGCCGGACTGATGCCCTGGCTGTACTTTTCGACTTCGCTGTCGGGAATCACGCAAAGCGTTGTCGGCGGATCGTCACTGATTACCAAAGTTTACTTTCCCAGACTGGTTCTGCCCTTGGCAAAAGTCGGTGTAGGACTTGTTGAATTCGGCATTCAATTCATCGTCCTGCTTGCGCTGATGGCAATCTACAACCATCAGCCCGCATGGACGATCACCACGGTTCCATTATTTGTCGCGATCACCGTGTTGACCGCATTGGCCTTTGGAATCTGGCTGGCCGCGATCAACGTACGCTTTCGCGATGCGTCGATGGCAGTTCCATTTCTTTTGCAGGTTTGGATGTACCTTTGCCCAATTGTGTATCCGATCTCGACGGTCCCACAAGATTACCGAACGCTCTACGCGTTGAACCCAATGGTTGGTGTGGTTGAGGGATTCCGTTGGAGTCTATTCGCAATGGGAACACCAGACTGGACGATGATTGCAACGTCGCTTTGCTCGACCGTGGTTATCTTGGTCTCAGGCCTGTATTACTTTCGCCGCGTCGAATGCACGTTCGCCGACGTCATCTAG
- a CDS encoding NAD-dependent epimerase/dehydratase family protein, translating into MTKTILITGICGFVGSQIATAFRQHYSANEFSIRGVDNLSRRGSWLNCERLAELDIDVQHADIRCQSDVAAIGQVDWIIDAAANPSVVAGIGTEHGSRQLLESNLTGTVNLLEHCKRHRAGFIHLSTSRVYSIPALADLSVEVESDAFRPTNDSCPAGVTENGISEQYSTAAPISLYGATKLASEQLALEYGYAFGFPVWINRCGVMAGAGQFGKADQGIFAFWLHSWKENQPLRYIGFDGRGHQVRDCLHPRDLSRLLFKQIKTLPNKQPRIINVSGGVQSARSLRQLSHWCEDRWGVHLVAVDPVPRQFDLPWMVLDHSLASTTWDWQPEITADQILDEIGDFAETQSDWIKTSR; encoded by the coding sequence GTGACGAAAACGATACTTATCACCGGGATCTGCGGTTTCGTCGGAAGCCAAATCGCGACAGCGTTCCGGCAGCACTATTCCGCTAACGAGTTTAGCATTCGCGGTGTTGATAACCTTTCGCGGCGTGGGAGCTGGCTCAATTGCGAACGCCTAGCCGAGCTAGACATCGACGTCCAACATGCGGACATCCGCTGCCAAAGTGATGTCGCCGCGATTGGGCAAGTGGATTGGATCATCGACGCGGCAGCCAACCCAAGTGTCGTCGCTGGTATCGGGACCGAACACGGCAGTCGCCAACTCCTTGAATCGAATTTGACAGGGACCGTCAACCTGCTGGAACACTGCAAACGTCATCGGGCTGGCTTTATCCACCTGAGCACGAGCCGCGTCTATTCGATTCCCGCGCTTGCCGATCTATCTGTCGAAGTCGAATCGGATGCTTTCCGTCCGACCAACGATAGCTGTCCGGCCGGTGTAACCGAAAACGGCATCTCAGAACAATATTCAACCGCTGCACCGATCTCGCTGTACGGGGCAACGAAACTGGCATCGGAACAGCTCGCGTTGGAATACGGCTATGCCTTTGGATTTCCTGTTTGGATCAATCGCTGTGGAGTCATGGCGGGAGCGGGACAATTTGGAAAGGCGGATCAAGGCATCTTTGCATTTTGGCTTCACAGCTGGAAAGAGAACCAGCCGCTTCGATACATAGGCTTTGATGGCCGTGGACACCAAGTACGCGACTGCCTGCACCCGCGCGACTTATCTCGATTGTTGTTTAAACAGATCAAAACGTTGCCGAACAAACAACCGCGAATCATCAATGTCTCCGGCGGCGTGCAATCGGCTCGGTCGCTACGGCAATTAAGCCACTGGTGTGAAGACCGCTGGGGCGTGCACCTGGTCGCAGTTGATCCCGTTCCACGACAGTTCGATCTGCCCTGGATGGTGCTCGACCACAGCTTGGCTAGCACCACATGGGATTGGCAACCCGAAATCACTGCCGACCAAATTCTCGACGAAATCGGTGACTTTGCAGAGACGCAAAGCGACTGGATTAAGACGTCTCGATGA
- a CDS encoding glycosyltransferase family 4 protein produces the protein MSGRHVVYGFLQPFCESILPSHELVLLHYQSDPPPKSLRQTGMVLVPVAERFRHWAKRTAWETLRIPKLIRDLGIDVALTVSGHLMPRCPVPQAVLCQNPWCYRPNAHQSIQDRIKAKLQRLGYGRAFKHADLMIYISNHLRSLYQSDNRSAHERNQAVAYVGLDSDTFKIASTYQSLQRKPYSVLAVSAMANWKGIHTLVDAISLVRGRNIPATLRLVGPWPDPAYENRIRSQIARLHLNDAVKILGRISDEDLHREYATSQVFALPSQCESFGIPAAEAMVFGTPVVSTDCCAISEICESAGKFGPAENPNWTADAIEQLLVDRHLWNHLSTAARTRASELTWDRCVQPLLQIESLAS, from the coding sequence ATGAGCGGCAGACACGTGGTCTATGGTTTCCTTCAACCATTCTGCGAATCGATTTTGCCATCACACGAACTCGTTTTGTTGCACTACCAGTCGGATCCGCCACCAAAGTCTCTGCGACAGACCGGAATGGTGCTGGTGCCTGTCGCAGAGCGTTTTAGGCACTGGGCCAAACGCACGGCATGGGAGACGCTTCGGATACCAAAGCTGATTCGCGATCTTGGTATCGATGTCGCACTCACGGTGTCGGGACACCTAATGCCGCGATGTCCTGTCCCACAAGCGGTTCTCTGCCAAAACCCTTGGTGCTACCGCCCCAATGCCCATCAAAGCATTCAGGATCGAATCAAGGCGAAACTGCAGCGACTTGGATATGGCCGAGCGTTTAAACACGCAGACCTAATGATCTATATCTCCAATCATCTGCGAAGCCTTTACCAGAGTGATAACCGTTCTGCCCACGAACGCAACCAAGCAGTCGCCTACGTGGGTCTGGACAGCGACACCTTCAAGATCGCTTCAACGTACCAGTCGCTTCAGCGAAAGCCGTATTCGGTTCTTGCGGTTTCCGCGATGGCCAACTGGAAAGGCATCCATACACTCGTCGATGCGATTTCGCTCGTACGTGGACGCAACATTCCGGCAACGCTTCGCTTGGTCGGGCCATGGCCGGATCCGGCCTACGAAAACCGAATCCGAAGCCAGATCGCAAGGTTGCATCTGAACGACGCAGTTAAAATCCTGGGTCGAATCAGCGACGAGGATCTGCACCGCGAATATGCGACATCGCAAGTGTTCGCACTACCGAGCCAATGTGAATCGTTCGGTATCCCCGCAGCGGAAGCGATGGTGTTTGGGACTCCGGTTGTCAGCACTGATTGTTGTGCGATTTCAGAGATCTGTGAATCTGCAGGCAAATTCGGCCCAGCTGAAAACCCCAATTGGACAGCCGACGCGATCGAACAACTGCTGGTCGATCGACACTTGTGGAACCACCTCAGCACGGCCGCTAGGACTCGGGCATCGGAACTGACTTGGGATCGATGCGTCCAGCCGCTGTTGCAGATCGAGTCACTCGCGAGCTAG
- the wecB gene encoding non-hydrolyzing UDP-N-acetylglucosamine 2-epimerase — protein MKILSVVGARPNFMKIAPIIRAISAKNPDVEQILVHTGQHFDEKMSDVFFRELELPKPDEHLGISGGSHAAQTAKIMMEFEPVLLRHNPDWLVVVGDVNSTVACALVASKLGIPIAHVEAGLRSRDRGMPEEINRLVTDAIADLLLTPSPDGDENLLSEGVPAEKIACVGNVMIDSLVRALPKIEQSDILTRMDLPKGEYVLATLHRPSNVDEPKMLAELIAALNIVSETLPVIFPVHPRTRARLKDNNIEVAEGIRMVDPLGYFDFMGLMKSAKVVMTDSGGVQEETTYLGVTCLTVRPNTERPITIDEGTNRLVQPGKETLLEAWNDIQANPPQPRCPKLWDGKAAERIADCLLNR, from the coding sequence GTGAAAATACTTTCCGTCGTCGGCGCCCGCCCCAACTTCATGAAAATCGCTCCGATCATTCGTGCGATTTCAGCCAAGAACCCCGACGTTGAACAGATCCTTGTCCATACCGGACAGCACTTCGACGAGAAGATGTCGGATGTGTTTTTCCGCGAACTAGAACTCCCCAAACCGGACGAACATCTTGGAATCTCCGGAGGATCTCATGCGGCACAAACCGCAAAGATCATGATGGAGTTTGAACCGGTGCTGTTGCGACACAATCCGGACTGGCTTGTCGTCGTCGGTGACGTGAATTCAACTGTCGCATGCGCCCTGGTTGCGTCCAAGCTCGGAATTCCGATTGCACACGTTGAAGCCGGCTTGCGTTCACGCGACCGCGGGATGCCTGAAGAGATCAACCGATTGGTTACCGATGCGATCGCCGACTTGCTTTTGACGCCTTCTCCTGATGGTGATGAAAACCTGCTTTCCGAAGGTGTCCCGGCAGAGAAGATCGCTTGTGTCGGAAACGTAATGATCGATTCGTTAGTCCGCGCTCTGCCAAAGATCGAACAAAGTGACATCCTCACACGGATGGACTTGCCAAAGGGCGAATACGTCCTAGCAACGCTCCACCGCCCAAGTAATGTTGATGAACCTAAGATGCTGGCTGAGCTGATCGCGGCATTGAACATCGTATCGGAAACACTGCCTGTCATCTTCCCTGTGCATCCGCGGACGCGAGCGCGACTAAAAGACAACAACATCGAAGTCGCTGAAGGGATCCGGATGGTCGATCCGCTCGGATACTTTGACTTCATGGGACTGATGAAATCAGCCAAGGTTGTCATGACGGACAGCGGCGGCGTACAAGAGGAAACGACCTACCTTGGCGTGACCTGCCTGACTGTGCGGCCAAACACCGAACGCCCGATCACAATCGATGAAGGCACCAATCGATTGGTCCAACCCGGCAAAGAAACATTGTTGGAGGCATGGAACGACATCCAAGCGAATCCGCCCCAGCCACGTTGCCCAAAACTTTGGGACGGCAAAGCTGCTGAAAGAATTGCGGATTGCTTGCTAAATCGTTGA
- a CDS encoding O-antigen ligase family protein: MSSCLRWFAAFILAVTPIVMSLDFGGVLHWTQYVASLAVLVAIAAAFASTAVRRDKTRLEPFRLDAYLPALSICLFAAFCTLQTIPVPKTMLGLISPASYQAYYDWAAPLSDTIGQQSSPISISPLDSKHHIWLVVLSAAAMAVVPLVFQTRAQMLWLLVAAGIYGCVVSIVGISRQTIPQWSLWSFKEGGEGTPFGTFLNRNNAAFAINLAIGTSLAIILYRWKTRRQVARKRTSHARRLATIAFDPMLVTATLMLVVCIVGLIANGSRGGILAMLAAMVISIAATADRIGRRRLLVASTFLLILVAVSIPLIVYRYPSLLHNGLVQQTITRISDDYRLQHWPDALRASLHFFPFGSGLGSYAFAYLPWQQSSPWRWFTHADNLWLELLVETSVVGLVVAVTIFAMFRNCRCKLGRSKSPIDSGLKFGCMFIGWNIAISQCFDFGLMIPSNLLFAAILFAAFWSWATQLTFAANPAATQEAETPRSTVGRSLARLVPAVLRPITLANRCRRRLGHIQRTTPLFVRHVIPATLSMTIAGIAVGHLRFDGRAEYATGLIRNRLCDQQTGLADLLSLEQRYAPLKSQHPTADLIDAFVDLNYEIARLQELQTHSDSRLPKLHRDALYAQTSKLVRRLAWRRNSSDAVVTRGGLFVEPLQVGHSDCCSVSSYTKSLRLTDESLAVRPLSIKSRFNLVALEFAHQDSDRTVLALRQSAQLFHRSPDVQLRVGTSFADHADFDRATAAFRRAAALSPEKIALVFGKAKRYAGIHLDQIIPEDSRAKLAAETYLNQHDLN, from the coding sequence GTGTCTAGCTGCCTGCGGTGGTTCGCAGCATTTATCCTAGCGGTGACGCCCATCGTCATGTCATTGGACTTTGGCGGTGTGCTGCACTGGACACAGTATGTTGCGTCGCTCGCTGTGCTGGTTGCAATTGCAGCCGCTTTTGCCAGCACGGCGGTCCGACGAGATAAGACACGTTTAGAACCGTTCCGGCTCGATGCCTATCTCCCGGCTTTGTCGATCTGTCTTTTTGCAGCCTTTTGCACCCTGCAAACCATTCCGGTTCCCAAGACTATGCTTGGCTTGATCAGTCCGGCAAGTTATCAAGCGTATTACGATTGGGCGGCACCATTATCGGACACGATTGGACAACAGTCGTCGCCAATTTCAATTTCACCGCTCGATTCCAAGCACCACATCTGGCTGGTCGTCCTCTCCGCCGCAGCGATGGCAGTCGTTCCGTTGGTGTTTCAAACAAGAGCTCAAATGCTCTGGCTGCTGGTTGCCGCAGGAATCTACGGTTGTGTCGTTTCGATCGTCGGGATTTCACGACAAACGATCCCCCAATGGTCACTTTGGAGTTTCAAAGAAGGCGGTGAAGGCACCCCATTCGGGACCTTCCTCAATCGCAATAACGCGGCGTTCGCGATCAACCTAGCGATCGGCACATCGTTGGCGATCATCCTGTATCGTTGGAAAACGCGACGGCAGGTTGCGAGGAAACGGACATCGCACGCTCGGCGACTCGCGACAATAGCGTTCGATCCGATGTTGGTCACCGCAACTTTGATGCTTGTCGTTTGTATCGTGGGTCTGATAGCGAACGGTTCACGTGGCGGCATCCTCGCAATGCTCGCTGCCATGGTGATTTCGATCGCTGCAACGGCTGATCGAATAGGACGACGACGGTTGCTCGTTGCATCGACATTCTTGTTGATCTTGGTCGCAGTGAGCATCCCGTTGATTGTCTACCGGTACCCAAGTCTTCTACACAATGGCTTGGTCCAACAAACGATAACGCGGATTTCTGACGACTATCGCCTTCAACACTGGCCTGACGCATTACGGGCCAGTCTGCATTTCTTTCCCTTCGGAAGTGGCTTAGGATCCTATGCATTTGCCTACCTGCCATGGCAACAGTCCAGTCCATGGCGATGGTTCACGCATGCGGACAACCTCTGGCTGGAATTGCTGGTCGAAACCTCGGTTGTTGGACTAGTCGTTGCCGTCACAATCTTTGCAATGTTTCGGAATTGCAGATGCAAGCTAGGTCGTTCGAAAAGCCCCATCGATAGCGGTCTAAAGTTCGGCTGCATGTTCATTGGCTGGAACATTGCGATCAGCCAATGCTTCGATTTTGGATTGATGATCCCCTCCAACTTGCTTTTCGCCGCGATACTATTCGCGGCATTCTGGTCTTGGGCGACGCAACTAACTTTTGCCGCCAATCCTGCGGCGACTCAAGAAGCGGAGACACCGCGAAGTACTGTTGGGCGTTCACTTGCTCGATTGGTTCCGGCCGTTTTGCGACCGATAACGCTCGCAAACCGGTGCAGGCGTAGACTCGGCCACATACAGCGAACCACTCCTTTATTTGTCCGTCATGTTATACCAGCGACGCTTTCGATGACTATCGCTGGGATCGCCGTTGGTCACCTCCGATTCGATGGACGGGCGGAATATGCGACCGGGCTGATCCGCAACCGGCTGTGCGATCAACAGACCGGACTGGCAGATTTATTGAGTCTGGAACAACGATACGCTCCTTTAAAAAGCCAACACCCCACTGCGGACCTAATCGATGCATTTGTCGACCTGAATTACGAAATCGCAAGGCTTCAAGAGCTTCAAACCCATAGCGATTCGCGGTTGCCGAAACTACATCGCGATGCCCTTTATGCTCAGACATCAAAATTGGTCCGGCGATTGGCGTGGCGTAGAAACAGCTCCGATGCTGTGGTGACTCGTGGTGGCTTGTTCGTGGAACCGCTACAAGTCGGACACTCTGACTGCTGTTCAGTATCGTCCTATACGAAGTCATTGCGTTTGACTGATGAATCACTAGCGGTTCGACCGCTATCGATTAAGTCACGATTCAATCTGGTCGCACTCGAATTCGCGCATCAAGACTCGGACCGCACAGTCCTTGCCTTGCGGCAGTCGGCACAGCTGTTTCACCGCTCTCCTGACGTTCAATTAAGGGTGGGGACTTCGTTTGCTGACCACGCCGATTTCGATCGCGCAACAGCAGCCTTTCGTCGAGCCGCAGCACTATCGCCGGAGAAGATTGCGTTAGTTTTCGGCAAAGCTAAACGCTATGCAGGAATTCACCTGGATCAAATCATCCCGGAAGACTCGCGAGCCAAACTGGCAGCTGAAACATATTTGAATCAACATGACCTGAATTAG
- a CDS encoding GDP-mannose 4,6-dehydratase: MKTALLTGITGQDGSYLTELLISKGYSVHGIVRRSSTTARARLDHLFHRDDIYNKQLFLHYADLADTTTIRRIMLKCVPDEVYHLAGQSHVGASFEIPETTCEFTAMGTLRLLEIIRDLERKPKFLHISSSEIFGRPDEAPQNELTPMRPVTPYGIAKAFATQMVTLYRESFGLFACNAICYNHESPLRGESFVTRKITRAAAAISRKQQETVSLGSLDGRRDWGYAAEYVEAMWRMLQHDTADDFVIATGTDNSVKDFLAASFNAVGLNWEDHVTQDPRYMRPSEGTRLVGDASKAERELGWKAKTTLPKLAELMVQADLERTD, translated from the coding sequence ATGAAAACAGCACTGCTTACCGGGATCACTGGACAAGACGGATCGTATTTGACGGAATTACTGATTTCCAAAGGCTATTCCGTACACGGCATCGTCCGTCGCAGCAGTACGACCGCGCGAGCCCGCCTGGATCACCTCTTTCATCGCGACGACATTTACAACAAACAGCTGTTTTTGCACTACGCCGACTTGGCTGACACGACGACCATTCGGCGAATCATGCTCAAGTGTGTTCCCGATGAGGTCTACCACTTAGCTGGCCAAAGCCACGTCGGTGCGAGTTTCGAGATCCCCGAAACGACCTGCGAATTCACCGCGATGGGAACCTTGCGACTGTTGGAGATCATTCGCGATCTCGAACGCAAGCCAAAGTTCCTGCACATCAGTAGTAGCGAAATCTTTGGTCGACCTGACGAAGCCCCACAGAATGAACTGACACCGATGCGTCCGGTCACCCCGTACGGCATTGCGAAAGCATTCGCGACGCAGATGGTCACGCTGTATCGTGAGTCGTTCGGTTTGTTTGCGTGCAACGCGATCTGCTACAACCATGAATCGCCACTGCGTGGTGAGTCGTTTGTTACACGAAAGATCACACGTGCTGCGGCAGCGATTTCACGCAAGCAGCAAGAAACCGTGTCACTCGGTTCTCTCGACGGTCGACGCGACTGGGGTTACGCAGCCGAATACGTCGAAGCGATGTGGCGGATGCTCCAGCATGACACCGCGGACGATTTCGTTATCGCTACCGGAACCGACAACAGCGTTAAAGATTTCTTAGCGGCATCGTTCAACGCGGTTGGCCTCAATTGGGAAGACCATGTGACGCAAGACCCGCGTTACATGCGGCCTTCGGAAGGGACACGACTTGTTGGCGACGCCAGCAAAGCGGAACGCGAGCTGGGATGGAAGGCGAAAACGACCCTTCCGAAGCTTGCCGAATTGATGGTGCAAGCGGACTTGGAGCGAACGGACTAG